A window of Nomascus leucogenys isolate Asia chromosome X, Asia_NLE_v1, whole genome shotgun sequence contains these coding sequences:
- the CFP gene encoding properdin, with protein sequence MITEGVQAPHLLLPPLLLLLTLPATGSDPVHCFTQYEESSGKCKGLLGGGVSVKDCCLNTASAYQERSGGLCQPCRSPRWSLWSTWAPCSVTCSEGSQLRYRRCVGWNGQCSEKVALGTLEWQLQACEDQQCCPEMGGWSGWGPWEPCSVTCSKGTRTRKRACNHPAPKCGGHCPGEAQESEDCDTQQVCPTHGAWAAWGPWTPCSGSCHSRLHEPKETRSRTCSAPEPSQKPPGKPCPGLAYEERSCTGLPPCPVAGSWGPWGPVSPCPVTCGLGQTMERRTCDHPVPQHGGRFCAGDATRTHICNTAVPCPVDGEWDSWGEWSPCVRRNMKSISCQEIPGQQSRWRTCRGRKFDGHRCVGQQQDIRHCYSIQHCPLKGSWSEWSTWGLCMPPCGPNPTRARQRLCTPLLPKYPPTVSMVEGQGEKNVTFWGRPLPRCEELQGQKLVVEEKRPCLHVPACKDPEEEKL encoded by the exons ATGATCACAGAGGGAGTGCAGGCCCCTCACTtgctgctgccgccgctgctCCTGCTGCTCACCCTGCCAGCCACAG GCTCAGACCCCGTGCACTGCTTCACCCAGTATGAAGAATCCTCCGGCAAGTGCAAGGGCCTCCTGGGGGGTGGTGTCAGCGTGAAAGACTGCTGTCTCAACACTGCCTCTGCCTACCAGGAACGTAGTGGCGGGCTCTGCCAGCCTTGCAG GTCCCCACGATGGTCCCTGTGGTCCACATGGGCCCCCTGTTCGGTGACGTGCTCTGAGGGCTCCCAGCTGCGGTACCGGCGCTGTGTGGGCTGGAACGGGCAGTGCTCTGAGAAGGTGGCACTTGGGACCCTGGAGTGGCAGCTCCAGGCCTGTGAGGACCAGCAGTGCTGTCCCG AGATGGGCGGCTGGTCTGGCTGGGGGCCAtgggagccttgctctgtcacctgctCCAAAGGGACCCGGACCCGCAAGCGAGCCTGTAATCACCCTGCTCCCAAGTGTGGGGGCCACTGCCCAGGAGAGGCACAGGAATCAGAGGACTGTGACACCCAGCAGGTCTGCCCCA cACACGGGGCCTGGGCCGCCTGGGGCCCCTGGACCCCCTGCTCAGGCTCCTGCCACAGTAGACTCCACGAACCTAAGGAGACACGAAGCCGCACGTGTTCTGCACCTGAGCCCTCCCAGAAGCCTCCTGGGAAGCCCTGCCCAGGGCTAGCCTACGAGGAGCGGAGTTGCACCGGTCTGCCACCCTGCCCAG tggctgggagctgggggccTTGGGGCCCTGTGAGCCCCTGCCCTGTGACCTGTGGCCTGGGCCAGACCATGGAACGACGGACGTGCGATCACCCTGTGCCCCAGCATGGGGGCCGCTTCTGTGCTGGCGATGCCACCCGGACCCACATCTGCAACACAGCTGTGCCCTGCCCTG TGGATGGAGAGTGGGACTCGTGGGGGGAGTGGAGCCCCTGTGTCCGACGGAACATGAAATCCATCAGCTGTCAAGAAATCCCGGGCCAGCAGTCACGCTGGAGGACCTGCAGGGGCCGCAAGTTTGACGGACATCGATGTGTAGGGCAACAGCAGGATATCCGGCACTGCTACAGCATCCAGCACTGCCCCT TGAAAGGATCATGGTCAGAGTGGAGTACCTGGGGGCTGTGCATGCCCCCCTGTGGACCTAATCCTACCCGTGCCCGCCAGCGCCTCTGCACACCCTTGCTCCCCAAGTACCC GCCCACCGTTTCCATGGTCGAAGGTCAGGGCGAGAAGAACGTGACCTTCTGGGGGAGACCGCTGCCACGGTGTGAGGAGCTACAAGGGCAGAAGCTGGTGGTGGAGGAGAAACGACCATGTCTACACGTGCCTGCTTGCAAAGACCCTGAGGAAGAGAAACTCTAA